The Cylindrospermopsis curvispora GIHE-G1 genome contains a region encoding:
- a CDS encoding alpha-D-ribose 1-methylphosphonate 5-phosphate C-P-lyase PhnJ, which translates to MSISTKHPGFNFAYLDEQTKRSIRRALLKAVAIPGHQIPFSSREMPMSYGWGTGGIQLTAAIIGQNDVLKVIDQGADDTTNAVNIRRFFRKVCAVETTEETALATLIQTRHRIPETPLREGQILVYQVPIPEPLRWLEPSTMESRKMHALEEYGPMYIKLYEDITRYGHIATGYDYPVIVEDRYLMSPSPIPRFDNPKMHLNPAIQLFGAGREKRIYAVPPYTRVKSLDFEDYPFSIEQWNHACELCGSTESFLDEVLIDDLGSRMWICSDTDYCQQQRRKKN; encoded by the coding sequence ATGTCAATATCAACCAAACACCCAGGTTTTAACTTTGCCTACCTTGATGAACAAACAAAACGTTCCATTCGTCGAGCCCTGCTCAAAGCAGTAGCTATTCCAGGACATCAAATTCCTTTCTCCTCCAGAGAAATGCCTATGTCCTACGGATGGGGAACAGGTGGAATTCAACTTACAGCCGCTATTATTGGTCAAAATGATGTTCTCAAGGTCATTGACCAGGGAGCAGATGACACCACTAATGCTGTGAATATTCGCCGCTTTTTCCGCAAGGTTTGTGCCGTGGAAACCACGGAAGAAACTGCACTAGCTACCTTAATTCAAACACGTCATCGTATCCCCGAAACCCCCCTACGGGAAGGACAGATTCTCGTGTATCAAGTCCCCATTCCTGAACCTTTACGCTGGTTGGAACCTTCTACCATGGAAAGTCGTAAAATGCACGCCCTGGAAGAGTATGGACCAATGTATATAAAGCTTTATGAGGATATTACTAGATATGGTCATATTGCTACAGGATATGACTATCCTGTAATTGTGGAAGACCGCTATCTAATGAGTCCTAGCCCCATACCACGTTTTGATAATCCCAAAATGCATCTTAATCCCGCAATTCAATTGTTCGGAGCAGGGCGAGAGAAGCGCATTTATGCTGTGCCTCCTTACACTAGGGTAAAAAGTCTTGATTTTGAAGATTACCCTTTTAGCATAGAGCAGTGGAACCATGCTTGTGAGTTATGTGGTTCCACGGAAAGTTTCCTAGATGAGGTACTTATTGATGATCTTGGAAGCAGAATGTGGATTTGTTCAGATACGGATTACTGTCAACAGCAACGGAGGAAAAAAAATTGA
- a CDS encoding GNAT family N-acetyltransferase, with the protein MKLQIRLADPQDRSILNQLYADMDQKAPLADHRVQEIFTEISQIPNYHIYLAELDHEPVGTFSLLYVPTMMHPGYHRFAILDAVTVISSRRGQGIGTEMVRFALEQSAAAGCYKVTLSSNLKRHNAHRFYHSLGFEQHGWSFNCVVQRDIKQDGLAVG; encoded by the coding sequence ATGAAACTGCAAATTCGCCTAGCTGATCCTCAGGACAGGTCAATATTAAATCAGTTATATGCTGATATGGATCAAAAAGCTCCCCTAGCTGACCACCGAGTCCAAGAGATTTTCACAGAAATTAGTCAGATTCCCAACTATCATATTTACCTTGCGGAGTTAGACCATGAACCAGTGGGGACATTTAGTCTCTTGTATGTGCCCACCATGATGCATCCTGGTTATCATAGATTTGCCATATTAGATGCAGTCACAGTCATCTCCTCCCGTAGAGGTCAGGGGATTGGCACAGAAATGGTTAGATTTGCTCTGGAACAGAGTGCAGCAGCAGGTTGTTATAAGGTTACTTTATCTTCCAACTTAAAACGTCATAACGCCCATAGGTTTTATCACTCATTAGGATTTGAACAACATGGTTGGAGTTTTAACTGTGTAGTTCAACGGGATATTAAACAGGATGGGTTAGCAGTAGGGTAA
- the phnF gene encoding phosphonate metabolism transcriptional regulator PhnF codes for MREIIPIYIQIADQLREKLLQRVFDPGEQLPTETILAQQFRVNRHTIRQAIGLLRNEGWLRVERGRGTFVAARTIRYSIGKRVRYNQTLKTQGWQVRFELLRILEVSADLAISRGLEISCGDKVALVERLGFANEEPICVCSGYFPLTRFPDFFEPSHLQILETEKSISRFLYQVYGCDHIRRSTAVSARLVQPQDAILLQFSDNQPILLAESVNVDEGGNVIEYGVTRFRGDRMELFFENDLTQCH; via the coding sequence ATGAGAGAAATTATTCCTATTTACATTCAGATTGCGGATCAACTGCGGGAAAAGCTTTTACAACGGGTTTTTGATCCAGGGGAACAATTACCTACGGAAACAATTTTAGCACAGCAGTTTAGGGTAAATCGGCATACTATTAGACAGGCTATTGGTTTGTTAAGAAATGAAGGATGGCTAAGGGTAGAGAGGGGGAGAGGAACTTTTGTAGCTGCTAGGACAATTCGCTATTCTATTGGTAAGCGGGTGCGTTATAATCAGACTCTTAAGACCCAGGGTTGGCAGGTTAGGTTTGAGTTATTACGTATTTTAGAGGTGTCAGCCGATCTGGCAATATCTAGGGGGTTGGAAATTAGTTGTGGGGATAAGGTAGCTCTGGTTGAACGTTTAGGTTTTGCCAATGAGGAACCCATTTGTGTATGTAGTGGATATTTTCCCCTGACCAGGTTCCCAGACTTTTTTGAGCCCAGCCATCTTCAGATTTTAGAGACGGAGAAATCCATATCAAGGTTTTTGTATCAGGTGTATGGATGTGACCATATTCGGCGTAGTACAGCTGTTTCTGCTCGGTTAGTGCAACCGCAAGATGCCATTTTGTTGCAATTCTCTGATAATCAACCGATTCTTTTGGCTGAGTCTGTGAATGTGGATGAAGGTGGTAATGTAATTGAATACGGGGTAACTCGATTTCGGGGCGATCGCATGGAGTTATTTTTTGAGAATGATTTAACTCAATGTCATTAA
- the phnG gene encoding phosphonate C-P lyase system protein PhnG → MFTIPERQSWISTLARAELQQLEHLIESLVSNFHQLPNYTFLRKPEIGLVMVQGRAGATGEAFNLGDMTITRCVVQLEDMVNGLPISGFGYIGGRSQRHAELAALCDALLQTALWHDQVHTTVILPIQQSLAQQQHRKQRQTAATKVNFFTMVRGEG, encoded by the coding sequence ATGTTTACCATTCCGGAAAGACAAAGTTGGATATCAACCCTAGCTAGGGCTGAATTACAACAATTAGAACATTTAATAGAATCTTTAGTCAGCAACTTCCACCAACTACCTAATTATACTTTCTTGCGCAAACCAGAAATTGGTTTGGTAATGGTTCAAGGACGTGCTGGGGCCACAGGTGAAGCTTTTAACCTAGGAGACATGACCATCACACGTTGTGTAGTTCAGTTAGAGGATATGGTAAATGGTTTGCCCATCAGTGGATTTGGTTATATTGGGGGGCGTTCCCAACGTCATGCGGAATTAGCAGCTTTATGTGATGCTTTGCTGCAAACTGCTCTCTGGCATGATCAAGTTCACACCACTGTGATTTTACCGATCCAACAATCATTAGCTCAACAACAACACAGGAAACAACGGCAAACTGCTGCTACTAAAGTCAACTTTTTTACCATGGTAAGGGGAGAAGGATAA
- the phnK gene encoding phosphonate C-P lyase system protein PhnK produces the protein MQSIQPILQVDNLRKSFGVIPACDGVSFDLYSGQVLGIVGESGSGKSTLLKAIAHHITVDEGNIIYKNRQEQYLKIQELAEYQRRRLMRTEWGFVQQNPRDGLRMQVSAGANIGERLLDVGVRNYSQIRQEATRWLQEVEIDPHRLDDLPTTFSGGMQQRLQLARVLVTRPQLILMDEPTGGLDVSVQARLLDLLRSLVRNFNLSVILVTHDIGVVRLLAHRLLVMQQGKVVESGLTDQVLDDPQHPYTQLLVSAALTP, from the coding sequence ATGCAATCCATACAACCTATACTACAGGTAGACAATCTCCGTAAATCCTTCGGAGTGATTCCCGCTTGTGATGGTGTTTCTTTTGATCTTTACTCAGGACAAGTCCTGGGCATTGTGGGAGAGTCAGGCTCCGGTAAATCTACCTTACTCAAAGCGATCGCCCATCATATTACCGTAGACGAAGGCAATATAATTTACAAAAATCGTCAAGAGCAATATTTAAAAATTCAGGAACTTGCCGAATATCAGCGCCGACGGTTAATGCGTACTGAGTGGGGTTTTGTCCAGCAAAACCCCCGAGATGGTTTACGCATGCAGGTGAGTGCTGGAGCTAATATCGGTGAACGACTGTTGGATGTAGGGGTGCGTAATTATAGTCAAATTCGTCAGGAAGCGACACGCTGGTTACAAGAAGTAGAGATTGATCCACATCGTTTGGATGATCTACCCACCACTTTTTCAGGAGGCATGCAGCAAAGATTACAACTAGCTAGAGTGTTAGTAACTAGACCACAGTTGATTCTCATGGATGAGCCAACCGGTGGACTGGATGTGTCAGTTCAAGCTCGATTGCTAGATCTATTGCGATCGCTCGTTAGAAATTTTAATTTGAGTGTAATTTTAGTGACTCATGACATAGGGGTAGTCAGACTACTAGCTCATCGGTTGCTAGTAATGCAACAAGGAAAAGTAGTGGAGTCAGGATTAACAGACCAAGTGTTAGATGACCCTCAACATCCCTACACCCAACTATTAGTGAGTGCTGCTCTGACACCATGA
- the phnH gene encoding phosphonate C-P lyase system protein PhnH: MSNILTEIPGFSDPVHDAQQTFRALLCADAQPGKPEKIHVQIKVPQGLTPACGAACLTLLDLDVKLWIQPTFSSSVRNWLLFHTGCQLTAYPQEADFALIQDLASMAELSVFNPGTAEKPEASTTLLIQIASSNGGKSITLTGPGNLSPKTIAPSIPNTFWEFWEQNYPLYPLGIDVFLFTEDSVMGLPRTAKHS; encoded by the coding sequence ATGTCAAACATACTTACTGAAATACCTGGCTTTTCTGACCCTGTCCATGATGCTCAGCAAACCTTTAGGGCTTTGTTGTGTGCTGATGCACAACCAGGAAAACCTGAAAAAATCCATGTCCAGATTAAAGTCCCTCAGGGGTTAACGCCAGCTTGCGGTGCAGCTTGTCTCACCCTATTGGATTTAGATGTCAAACTGTGGATACAACCCACATTCTCTTCCTCAGTGAGAAATTGGTTGTTGTTTCACACTGGGTGTCAACTAACAGCATACCCACAGGAAGCGGACTTTGCCTTAATTCAAGACTTGGCTTCTATGGCGGAATTATCTGTTTTTAATCCAGGAACAGCGGAAAAACCAGAAGCATCCACAACCCTACTGATACAGATAGCAAGTTCTAATGGCGGAAAATCCATCACCTTAACGGGTCCAGGAAATTTATCACCTAAAACCATAGCACCTAGCATTCCTAACACTTTTTGGGAATTCTGGGAACAGAATTATCCGCTCTATCCTCTGGGAATAGATGTTTTTCTATTTACAGAAGATTCCGTAATGGGACTACCCAGAACTGCAAAACACTCATGA
- the dusB gene encoding tRNA dihydrouridine synthase DusB, translating into MLSPDLKSRLSQPLKIGSFEVKSRVLQSPLSGVTDLVFRRLVRRYAPDSMMYTEMVNATGLHYVKQLPKIMEVDPNERPISIQLFDCRPDFLAEAAVKAVVEGADTVDINMGCPVNKITKNGGGSSLLRQPEVAEAIVREVVKSVNVPVTVKTRIGWSDKEITILEFAKRMEDAGAKMITVHGRTRAQGYNGNARWEWIAKVKQILSIPVIANGDIFSVAAAVKCLAETGADGVMCSRGTLGYPFLVGEVDHFLKTGELLPSPTPTQRLECAREHLYALWEYKGDRGVRQARKHLTWYAKDFMGAADLRGKLSTIETVQQGLDLIDQAIERLKIVTN; encoded by the coding sequence ATGCTTTCTCCTGATTTAAAGTCTCGCCTTTCTCAACCTCTAAAAATCGGCTCCTTTGAGGTCAAAAGCCGGGTTCTACAATCCCCCTTGTCTGGAGTGACGGATTTAGTATTTCGTCGCTTGGTGCGTCGCTATGCACCGGATTCCATGATGTACACTGAAATGGTTAATGCTACAGGTTTACATTATGTGAAACAACTACCCAAAATTATGGAGGTAGACCCTAATGAGCGCCCTATTAGTATTCAGTTATTTGATTGTCGTCCTGATTTTTTAGCAGAAGCAGCAGTGAAAGCAGTAGTAGAGGGTGCAGACACTGTGGATATTAATATGGGCTGTCCGGTGAATAAAATCACTAAAAATGGTGGTGGGTCATCTTTATTACGCCAACCAGAGGTAGCAGAAGCTATTGTCAGGGAAGTGGTAAAATCAGTGAATGTACCAGTTACGGTGAAAACCCGTATTGGCTGGAGTGATAAAGAAATTACTATTCTAGAGTTTGCCAAAAGGATGGAAGATGCGGGAGCAAAAATGATTACCGTCCATGGTAGAACTCGTGCCCAGGGTTATAATGGTAATGCTCGTTGGGAATGGATAGCCAAGGTTAAACAAATACTTTCTATTCCAGTGATTGCCAATGGCGATATTTTTTCCGTTGCAGCTGCTGTCAAATGTTTGGCAGAAACTGGCGCAGATGGTGTAATGTGCTCCCGTGGGACCTTGGGATACCCTTTTCTAGTAGGTGAAGTAGATCATTTTTTAAAAACTGGGGAATTATTACCTTCCCCCACCCCCACCCAACGCCTGGAATGCGCTAGAGAACATTTGTATGCTTTATGGGAATATAAGGGCGATCGCGGGGTACGTCAAGCCCGTAAACATCTTACCTGGTATGCGAAAGATTTTATGGGAGCAGCAGACTTACGAGGGAAATTAAGCACTATAGAAACTGTACAACAGGGGTTAGACCTAATTGATCAAGCAATAGAACGGCTCAAAATCGTAACAAATTAA
- the lpdA gene encoding dihydrolipoyl dehydrogenase, which translates to MTSGFDYDLVIVGAGVGGHGAALHAVHYGLKTAIIEAGDMGGTCVNRGCIPSKALLAASGKVRELRDAHHLQSLGIQLGGVSFQREAIAQHANNLVSKIQGDLTNSLKRLGVDIIRGWGKLAGPQKVSVVTTGSEKIITAQNIILSPGSVPFVPPGIEIDGKTVFTSDQGVKLESLPDWIAIIGSGYIGLEFADIYTALGSEVTMIEAVDILMPGFDRDIAKLAERVLITSRDIETKVGIYAKKIIPGSPVVIELADFQTKEDVEVLEVDACLVATGRIPATKNLGLETVGVELDKRNFIPVNDGMHILAGSEIVPNLYAIGDANGKMMLAHAASAQGIIAVENILGRNKKVDYRSIPAAAFTHPEVSYVGLTETAAQELGLAQGFEIGTTKSYFKGNSKALAENEADGIAKVIYRQDTGEVLGVHIFGVHASDLIHEASSAVAYRHSVKDLAYLVHAHPTLSEVLDEAYKRAIAI; encoded by the coding sequence GTGACTTCTGGATTTGATTACGATTTAGTGATTGTTGGCGCAGGTGTGGGCGGACATGGTGCAGCTTTACATGCTGTCCATTATGGTCTAAAAACAGCCATTATTGAAGCAGGTGATATGGGTGGTACCTGTGTTAACAGAGGTTGCATCCCTTCTAAGGCTTTGTTGGCAGCATCGGGAAAAGTACGCGAATTGCGTGATGCTCACCATCTCCAGTCCCTAGGAATTCAGTTGGGAGGAGTCTCCTTCCAGCGAGAGGCGATCGCCCAACATGCCAATAATCTTGTTAGCAAAATACAAGGGGATTTAACTAATAGTCTCAAGCGTTTGGGTGTAGATATTATTAGGGGTTGGGGAAAGTTAGCTGGGCCACAAAAGGTGAGTGTGGTGACAACTGGAAGTGAAAAAATCATCACTGCCCAAAATATTATTCTTTCTCCCGGTTCAGTTCCCTTTGTCCCTCCTGGAATCGAAATAGATGGCAAAACAGTATTTACCAGTGACCAAGGGGTAAAATTAGAGTCTTTACCTGATTGGATTGCCATTATTGGTAGTGGTTACATTGGGTTGGAATTTGCCGATATTTATACGGCTTTAGGTTCTGAGGTAACAATGATTGAAGCCGTGGATATATTAATGCCAGGATTTGATCGGGATATTGCCAAACTAGCAGAAAGGGTATTAATTACCTCTCGTGATATTGAAACTAAGGTAGGTATTTACGCTAAGAAAATTATTCCCGGTTCCCCGGTTGTAATTGAATTGGCAGACTTCCAAACTAAAGAAGATGTGGAAGTGTTAGAGGTAGATGCCTGCTTGGTAGCTACAGGACGTATCCCTGCCACTAAAAATCTGGGTTTAGAAACCGTGGGTGTGGAACTGGATAAACGGAACTTTATTCCTGTCAATGATGGTATGCACATACTTGCTGGTAGTGAAATTGTTCCTAATCTCTATGCGATTGGTGATGCTAATGGTAAAATGATGTTGGCTCACGCTGCTTCCGCTCAGGGAATTATCGCAGTGGAAAATATCCTCGGTAGAAACAAAAAGGTAGACTACCGCAGCATACCCGCTGCTGCATTTACCCATCCAGAAGTTAGTTATGTGGGTCTCACAGAAACAGCAGCTCAAGAATTAGGTTTGGCTCAAGGTTTTGAAATTGGCACTACTAAAAGCTACTTTAAAGGTAACTCTAAAGCTTTAGCAGAAAACGAAGCAGATGGTATAGCCAAGGTGATTTATCGTCAAGATACCGGTGAAGTATTAGGCGTACACATTTTCGGTGTACACGCTTCCGATCTGATTCATGAAGCATCCTCAGCTGTAGCTTATCGTCACTCTGTCAAAGACCTAGCCTATCTAGTTCATGCCCATCCCACACTTTCAGAAGTTTTGGATGAAGCCTATAAACGAGCGATCGCCATCTAG
- a CDS encoding alpha/beta fold hydrolase encodes MTKALSWQKRVGNQRDWVWRGWQIRYTFIRPGDHRQTATPLILLHGFGASIGHWRHNLEVLGKHHTVYALDMLGFGASEKVPANYSVNLWVEQLYDFWQTFIHQPVILIGNSLGSLVTLVAAAVHPHMVQGIVMMSLPDPNLEQEVLPPFLHPLVRGIKSIFASPLLLKPLFNFIRQPAVLRRWASLAYAHPQAITDELMDILAGPPQDRGSTRAFIALFKASIGAEFSPRARTILPNLTIPMLLIWGEKDRFIPPKLASEFAKYNDKLEVLYLQEVGHCPHDESPELVNQVILGWIRHNCPE; translated from the coding sequence GTGACAAAAGCTTTATCTTGGCAAAAACGAGTGGGTAATCAAAGAGACTGGGTGTGGAGAGGTTGGCAAATCCGCTATACTTTTATCCGTCCTGGGGATCACCGGCAAACTGCAACTCCCCTAATCTTGCTACATGGCTTTGGTGCTTCTATTGGTCATTGGCGACATAATTTAGAGGTGTTAGGGAAACACCACACGGTTTATGCTCTGGATATGCTGGGTTTTGGCGCTTCTGAAAAGGTTCCCGCTAACTACAGTGTCAATCTGTGGGTGGAGCAACTTTACGATTTTTGGCAAACTTTTATCCATCAACCCGTAATATTAATAGGTAACTCTCTTGGTTCCCTAGTTACCCTGGTAGCAGCAGCAGTGCATCCCCATATGGTTCAGGGTATAGTGATGATGAGTTTACCCGATCCTAATCTGGAACAGGAGGTTTTACCACCTTTTCTTCATCCCCTGGTCAGAGGAATTAAGAGTATATTCGCCTCTCCCTTGCTGCTCAAACCCCTATTCAATTTCATTCGTCAACCAGCTGTGCTCAGACGTTGGGCTAGTCTTGCCTATGCCCACCCCCAAGCTATCACTGATGAGTTAATGGATATTTTGGCAGGACCACCTCAAGATAGAGGTTCTACCCGTGCTTTTATTGCCCTGTTTAAAGCCTCTATTGGCGCAGAATTTAGTCCCAGGGCTAGGACCATACTACCCAATTTAACCATTCCCATGCTGTTGATTTGGGGGGAAAAGGATAGATTTATCCCACCTAAATTGGCTTCTGAATTTGCTAAGTATAATGATAAGCTGGAAGTGTTATATTTACAGGAGGTGGGTCACTGTCCCCATGATGAGTCACCTGAATTGGTTAATCAGGTGATTTTAGGTTGGATTAGACACAATTGCCCTGAGTAA
- a CDS encoding phosphonate degradation HD-domain oxygenase has protein sequence MKFTIDEICHLFDHKGSKMYGAEPVTQLEHALQTAHLALQAGETRELITACLLHDLGHLIHNLGEDPAAQGVDDKHEYGAIPFLGQIFSPEVTEPIRLHVLAKRYLCAIDSQYWQGLSPASQRSLQLQGGIFAPQEAEEFIRQPLAQDAVKLRIYDDQAKVPHLSTPELSYFVELMPRS, from the coding sequence ATGAAATTTACCATTGACGAAATTTGTCATTTATTCGACCACAAAGGGTCAAAAATGTACGGAGCAGAACCAGTTACTCAGTTAGAACATGCACTCCAAACTGCCCATCTAGCCCTGCAAGCTGGTGAAACTAGGGAGTTAATTACCGCCTGTTTACTCCACGATTTAGGACATTTAATTCATAATTTGGGAGAAGATCCTGCTGCACAGGGTGTAGATGATAAACACGAATATGGGGCCATTCCCTTTCTTGGTCAAATTTTTAGTCCAGAGGTAACAGAACCCATTAGATTACATGTTCTGGCTAAACGTTATCTTTGTGCCATTGATTCCCAATATTGGCAAGGTCTTTCCCCTGCTTCCCAACGCAGTTTACAACTGCAAGGAGGCATTTTTGCTCCTCAAGAAGCAGAAGAGTTTATTCGCCAACCTTTAGCTCAAGATGCAGTAAAACTAAGAATTTATGATGATCAGGCTAAGGTTCCCCACCTTTCCACACCAGAGTTGAGCTATTTTGTGGAATTAATGCCCCGGTCATAA
- a CDS encoding alpha-D-ribose 1-methylphosphonate 5-triphosphate diphosphatase, with protein MTTSKIAIQGVKILTSRGWIEEGTVLIEDEIFTSINQCEVPHGFKIVNGQGLQMLPGIIDLHGDAFERMICPRPGINIPLSIAMVENDRNLLASGITTFYCSITDSYEPGLRSRQTASHIIEFILGPGKEFLKSNHRIHIRHEEANVLGHDELCEWLHTGRIDILSINDHLPSTPEEKRWYRYLNSIKQRTSLSLEEITQLVMQVREKRHQGEEQIETLIKIAQERNIPLASHDDDTPEKVALSQKRGVAIAEFPANVELAAQCQAHGASVLMGAPNLVRGGSHLGLMSVVTSIKSQVIDCLCSDYHYPSLFYSPFKIAEEGLMSFEQAWSLVSSKPAAAARIGHRKGQITPGLDADFLLISPDLPVLSSIVSVYVLGKEVVHYPLKKS; from the coding sequence GTGACAACCAGCAAAATTGCCATTCAAGGAGTGAAAATCCTGACTTCTAGAGGATGGATAGAAGAGGGCACAGTTTTGATAGAGGATGAGATATTTACCAGTATTAACCAATGTGAGGTTCCCCATGGATTTAAGATAGTCAACGGACAGGGTTTACAAATGTTACCCGGGATTATTGACCTGCATGGGGATGCTTTCGAAAGAATGATTTGTCCCAGGCCTGGAATAAATATTCCCCTGTCTATAGCTATGGTAGAAAACGACCGAAATCTTTTGGCATCGGGTATCACGACCTTTTACTGCTCTATTACCGATTCCTACGAACCCGGTTTACGCAGTCGCCAAACAGCTAGTCATATCATCGAATTTATTTTAGGCCCAGGTAAGGAATTTTTAAAAAGCAATCACCGGATTCATATTAGACATGAGGAAGCTAACGTTCTGGGACATGATGAACTGTGTGAATGGTTGCACACAGGTCGTATAGATATTTTATCCATAAACGACCACCTACCATCCACACCAGAAGAAAAGAGATGGTATAGATACCTAAACAGTATCAAACAAAGAACATCCTTATCTCTAGAGGAAATAACCCAACTAGTCATGCAAGTGAGGGAAAAAAGACACCAAGGAGAAGAGCAAATAGAAACTCTCATCAAAATTGCCCAAGAGCGGAATATTCCCCTAGCTTCCCATGATGATGATACACCGGAAAAAGTAGCTCTTAGTCAAAAAAGGGGGGTAGCAATTGCCGAATTTCCCGCCAATGTAGAATTAGCCGCCCAGTGCCAAGCTCATGGAGCATCCGTACTCATGGGGGCACCCAATTTAGTGCGTGGAGGTTCTCACCTTGGTTTAATGAGTGTAGTCACAAGTATAAAATCTCAAGTAATTGATTGTCTTTGTTCAGACTATCACTATCCTTCATTATTTTATAGTCCCTTTAAAATAGCAGAAGAGGGACTAATGTCTTTTGAACAAGCATGGTCATTAGTTTCTAGTAAACCAGCAGCAGCAGCTAGAATTGGTCATCGTAAAGGTCAAATTACCCCCGGTCTGGATGCTGATTTCCTCTTAATATCACCGGATTTACCTGTGCTTTCCTCTATTGTATCTGTTTACGTATTAGGAAAAGAAGTTGTCCACTATCCTCTCAAAAAATCATGA
- a CDS encoding carbon-phosphorus lyase complex subunit PhnI, whose protein sequence is MPYVAVKGGEQAIENAEKLLHSRRRGDINITEITSEQIEQQLTLAVERVMCEGSLYDRQLAALAIKQSWGDLVEAIFLVRAYRTTLPRFYYTQPLNTGTMQIERRISSIFKDIPGGQNLGPTFDYIHRLLDFKLLAENEVPPPSETSITPESFPLVMETLDKEGLIESEPRATQPQIPFDLTRQPLNFPANRDARLQNLARADEGFLLSLAYSTQRGYGKNHPFAGEIRMGEVEVIIFPEELGFEISVTDITITEVQMVNQFKGSKHVPPQFTRGYGLTFGYNERKAMSMALVDRAMRAKELGESVDSPAQNIEFVLSHSDNVEAQGFVQHLKLPHYIDFQAELNLIRQMRQKSQNLSQQL, encoded by the coding sequence ATGCCATACGTTGCGGTAAAAGGTGGGGAGCAGGCAATTGAAAATGCCGAAAAATTACTACACAGCAGACGACGGGGTGATATAAATATTACTGAGATCACCAGTGAGCAAATTGAACAACAATTGACCTTGGCTGTGGAGCGGGTCATGTGTGAAGGTAGCTTATATGACAGACAATTGGCCGCACTAGCTATCAAACAATCTTGGGGCGACCTAGTGGAGGCAATTTTTTTAGTTAGGGCCTATCGGACCACCCTACCTCGTTTCTACTATACCCAACCCCTGAATACAGGCACAATGCAAATTGAAAGACGAATTTCTTCTATTTTTAAGGATATTCCCGGAGGACAAAATTTAGGACCCACTTTTGATTACATCCATCGACTATTAGATTTTAAACTCTTGGCAGAAAATGAAGTTCCTCCACCATCGGAAACTAGTATTACCCCAGAGTCTTTCCCCCTAGTTATGGAGACTTTGGATAAAGAGGGATTAATTGAGTCGGAACCAAGAGCGACCCAACCACAAATACCTTTTGATTTGACTCGTCAACCTTTGAACTTCCCAGCTAACAGAGATGCAAGACTACAAAATCTAGCACGAGCGGATGAGGGGTTTTTACTTTCCCTAGCATACTCTACTCAGCGCGGTTACGGTAAGAATCATCCCTTCGCAGGGGAAATTCGCATGGGAGAGGTAGAGGTAATTATATTTCCAGAAGAATTGGGCTTTGAAATTTCTGTTACTGACATTACTATTACAGAAGTGCAAATGGTGAATCAATTTAAGGGAAGTAAACACGTACCTCCCCAATTTACCCGTGGTTACGGACTTACCTTTGGATACAATGAACGTAAAGCTATGTCTATGGCCCTGGTGGATAGAGCAATGCGGGCCAAGGAATTGGGTGAATCTGTAGATAGTCCAGCTCAGAATATTGAATTTGTTCTTTCCCATTCTGACAATGTGGAGGCCCAAGGGTTTGTTCAGCACCTGAAATTACCCCATTACATTGATTTTCAGGCCGAATTGAATCTAATTCGTCAAATGCGACAAAAATCACAGAACTTATCCCAACAACTCTAA